The Prodigiosinella aquatilis region GCTTTGGTACCGTGCATACCAATCATACCCAGATAGTAAGGGTGTGAATGATCTACCGCACCCAGTCCCTTCAGCGTGACCACGGATGGCATCTGGGTCGTGGCAATAAAGTCACGTAACGCGGGTACGGCCCTGGCCATGCCCACACCGCCGCCCACATACAGCACCGGTTTTTTCGCCTGGGTCAGCATGTCAAACGCTTGGGAAACCGCCTGTGCAGGGAAAGATGGCGGCTCGTCAACCGATGTGAAATACGGGCTGAATTCACCGTCCGCCAATTGAATGTCTTTCGGGATATCAATCAATACCGGGCCGGGACGACCACTGTTGGCTACCGCAAAAGCCTCTGCCATAACTTCCGGTAAAGACTCTACCGAGTCCACCAGAAAACTGTGCTTGGTACAGGCCAGCGACAACCCTAAAACATCGATTTCCTGAAAAGCATCAGTGCCTATCAATGCCGAACCAACCTGACCAGTGATGGCCACGATAGGAATAGAATCCAGCAGGGCATCAGCCAGGCCTGTAATCAGATTAGTCGCCCCCGGCCCGGATGTGGCAATACAAACGCCAACTTTCCCAGTGGATCTGGCATAACCAATCGCAGCCATGGCAGAACCCTGTTCATGACGGCATAGCACATGTTCTACGCCGCCATCATACAGTGCATCGTAAACTGGCATAATCGCGCCACCAGGATAACCGAAGACCGTATCCACTCCTTGTGCCCGCAACGCTTGCACCACCCACTGAGCCCCATTCATAGTTATTTCCCCGACGCCTTTTGGGAATAACAGGACTTTATTCTGCTGAACATAGCTGCTCCCTTGTTTAGGTTTCTGACCGCATAAAAAAACCCCCGACCTTTCGGTGCGGGGGTTTTCTTGAATTCGGCCTTGATTTTTAAGCCATTCTTCGTCCAAGTGCAGCCCCGCACGGTGGGATAATAATCACCACCACACTAATCACGAGTAGGCTAATCACCAGGGAGAACGCTTTCATTTCAGGTTGTTCATTGATCTATTGTCGAACGAATACCTACAGAGTTACCACAGTAAGCCATAATATGACAACCATTTTTTTTCGTAGGTATTCTGTCCGTTTTGCATAATTAGACATAAAATCTATTACTATTCATACACTAACATTCATTGAACCGGTCTTTCTTTTTTCCTGCCGTGACCCACTCCCGGCAAATGCCGTTAGCACAGCTATCAAGATAGCCACCACCCCGGCAATAGCCGCCATAGCCAGCGCATAATTATGGTTATGCGTTTCAGCGATCATTGCCTGCAGCGTAGCATTAACGGAAGCAATCAAATTTCCCAACTGATACACAAAACCGGGCAATACCGCACGGGTATTGCTCGGTACCAGCTCATTGAGGAAAGTAGGAATAACCCCCCAGGCTCCCTGAACCATAAACTGCATCAGGAAAGCGCCCAATCCCAACATCCAGGCTCCCTGAGAAAATGCCCAGAGAGGAATAATCGGTAATGCCAGCAGGGACGCAGTTATAATGGCTTTTTTACGACCGATACGCTCCGATAGCGTACCGAAAAAGACGCCCCCCATGATCGAAGCAATATTGTAGCTAATAGCGATAATACTGACGGTTTTAGCATCAAAACCATGCTGAATTTTCAAAAATGCCGGATAAAGATCCTGTGTGCCGTGACTGAAAAAATTAAATGCCGCCATCAGCAGTACCAGGTAGAAACAGAGTTTCCAGTGAGATTTCAATACTGGCAGTAAGGCGGTACTCTCCTTACGCGCTCTGGCCGCCAGCCAGACCGGGGACTCTTCCACGCAGAAGTAAATGAAGGGCAATAACAAGATAGGTACCGCACCAATTACGAACATACCACGCCAGCCAACCACATCGAACATCGTCCCATAGACGACAGCCGCCAACAAATAACCAAATGGGTATCCCGCCTGAAAAATACCGGACATTAATCCCCGAGATTTATCAGGAATCGTCTCCATTGTCAGTGAGGAAGCCACACCCCAGATCCCGCCCATCGCCACGCCATAAAGAACTCGTAACAGCAGGAATATCATCAGTGAAGGAGCAACGGCAGACAACAGCTCAAATACAGAAAACAGCACAATGTTAAGCATCAGAATCGGCTTACGACCAAATTTCTCCGCCAGACGTCCAATAATCAACGCCCCCAATGGCCTGACAGCCAATGTCAACAATATAGCCAGCGTCACCTGTTCCATACCAACCTGATAGGCGTGAGCAATATCGCTAAGCAAGAAAACCAGAATAAAAAAATCGAACGCGTCCAATGACCAGCTCAGAAAACTGGCAATCGCGGTATTGCGTTGCGGGGGAGTCCAACCAAACATAGATATTTCCCTATCGTATCGTAGAGTACGAAGTTGGCAGAAAACAGGCTGTACGGCAGGAGGATGCCGCAGTCGATGAGGTGATGTTTTAAAATTGCAGACATTATTTTAAATAATTGTTAAATACACCTTCAGTTTTAATATCGCAACTGATATCCCCCATCGAATGTGTTGCAAATTAATTGCAGTTGTTAATCAGTATTAACAACGCTGCGATGAAGTACGCAATTCTTTGAATCTCCGCTGAGAAAGGGAATTATTCCATTGAAGGGTTTCGCATATCTGCAAACCTCTCCGTGCCGAGGATGGGCCGAACAGGCATGATCATATCTGTCAAAGGAAGGAGTAGAACATGACGCTGGCAGTGACATATACACGGGCAACACTAGGGATGCAGGCACCCGAGGTTTCTATCGAAGTACACATCAGCAATGGTTTACCAGCCCTGACATTGGTGGGGCTGCCTGAAACCACCGTAAAAGAGGCTAGGGATCGGGTCCGCAGCGCACTGCTCAATTGTGGTTTCACCTTTCCGGCAAAACGTATCACCGTCAATCTTGCACCCGCTGACCTGCCGAAAGAAGGAGGCCGCTACGATCTGCCTATCGCATTGGCTATTCTGGCAGCCTCTGAACAAATCCCGGGAGAACAATTGGCTAAATATGAATTTCTGGGTGAATTGGGATTGTCGGGTACCTTGCGCGGCGTCAATGGCGCAATTCCCGCCGCACTGGAAGCACAAAAAGCAGGTCGATGTTTGATGCTCCCAGAAGATAACAAACTGGAAATGGCGCTGATCCCGCAAGGAGAGACGTTACTGGCTAATCACTTGCTACAGGTTTGTGCCTTTCTACACGGTGAAGATGTATTATCCCCCGGTGGTAATATTCCACCTGAAGAACACACTGAAACACACGCCGCCGATTTAAAAGACATTATTGGGCAGGAACAAGCCAAACGAGCGCTGGAAATTGCCGCCGCTGGGGGGCATAACCTGTTGCTGCTGGGCCCACCTGGTACCGGAAAGACTATGCTCGCCAGTCGTCTGCCTGGGCTTATGCCACCATTATCCGATGACGAAGCTTTGGAAAGCGCTGCAATTAACAGTTTACTCAATATCAATGCCACATTGTCTCAGTGGCGCGCCAGACCGTTTCGAGCGCCTCATCATACCGCTTCCATAACAGCGTTGGTCGGTGGGGGAGCACTCCCTAAACCGGGAGAAATATCACTGGCACACAATGGTGTACTGTTTCTGGATGAATTACCGGAATTTGAACGCCGTGTGCTGGATTCACTACGTGAACCGCTGGAATCAGGAGAAATTATCATCTCCCGCACCCGAGCCAAAGTTTGCTATCCGGCACGGTTCCAATTGATCGCCGCCATGAATCCCAGCCCCTCAGGGCATTATCAAGGCATTCATAACCGCATGCCAGCCCAGCAGATTTTACGCTATCTAAACCGGCTCTCCGGTCCGTTTCTGGATCGTTTTGATCTTTCAATTGAAGTGCCGTTATTACCACCGGGCGTTTTACGCCAGCAAACCAATAACGGAGAAAGCAGCGCGACGGTCAAGGAGCGGGTACTGTCGGCACAACAACGTCAATTGAAGCGTACCGGCAAGATCAATGCGTTGCTAAAACCAGTTGACATCGAAAAGCACTGTCGCTTAACAGATGTTGACGCCGCTTATCTGGAAGAAGTAATGAGTAAACTTGGACTTTCAGTCCGCGCCTGGCACCGAATACTGAAAGTAGCCCGTACCATTGCCGATCTCAGTGATACGGAAAAAATAGAGCGTAGACACCTTGCTGAAGCACTCAGCTATCGGTGTATGGACAGGTTACTAATTCAGCTACATAAAAGCCTGGCATAACAAATGTCACCCTGGGTCTTATTATGAGGGAAGAAAATGGAAATGGGGCTTACGCCCCACGGTCATCAATCATCGCTTTCAGTATATTCTTCAACTGCATCCATCTGTGGCTTGCCACCAGACAGCGTATGGAACCGTTTTGGACGACGAATACGATTCGTATATTTCATCCAGATTTTTTCCATTTCAGTTTCAGGTTGACGTTCATCACGGCAAACCGCAACAAATTTCACCTCATCTTCCGTCGCTGGCTGACGTTTACCCAGATCAAGCTCGTTAAGAGCGTGACCATACCTCTCCAGCAGTTGCGCTTCCTTTATCGTAAAGTCGCCATGCCGGGAAAAACCTCGAGGATAAAACTTGTTATCAAAAAAACGACTGGTTGTTGAGAAGCTTTCTGCCATCTTACACGCTCCTAATTCTCATATGGTCATGCCGTTTATGGCGCGGAGTATTAGATAGGCTTGACTTTCTGTAAAACAAAACATTTAAATCATCACGACAAATTTTTTTTGGAGAAAGGCATGGACACCGAATTACTAAAAACCTTCCTGGAAGTTAGCCGGACAAGACATTTTGGTCGAGCGGCAGAATCACTCTATCTGACGCAGTCTGCAATCAGTTTTCGTATCCGCCAACTTGAAACCCAACTTGGTGCTAATTTGTTCACTCGCCATCGCAATAATATACGACTCACGCCAGCAGGAGAGAGGTTGCTGCCCTATGCCGAAAGCCTGATTGGTACCTGGCAACTGGCGAAGAAAGAAGTGGCCCGTTCACAGCAGCATAGTCAGTTATCAATCGGCGCGACTGCCTCATTATGGGAAGCCTATCTAACACCATGGTTAGTAGCACTCTATCAACAACGCCCACTATTGCAGTTGGAAGCGCGTATAGCGCTTCGCCACTCATTAGTTAAACAATTGCATGAACGTCAACTGGACCTGCTTATCACCACCGAACCGCCCAAAATGGAGGAATTGGCCAGCCAGATATTGGGCAATTTTTCGCTCTCGTTGTTTACTGTCAAAGGGAATGAAACCAAAGAAGAGTTGCCTTACATCAAGCTGGAATGGGGAGCTGATTTTCACCAACAGGAAAGCCGGCTTTTACTCAGCGACCAGATCCCCACCCTCACAACCACATCAGCACATCTTACCCGTCAGTTACTATCCACTATCGGGGGGTGTTCATTTCTACCCAGTCACTGGTCACAGGAATATCCAGAGTTACATACAGTGGGTGATACGTCGGCCATCACTCGCCCTTTTTATGCTGTATGGCTACAGAACAGCGATCAACAGGCGTTAATACGCCAGCTCTTAAAAACCCCCATTGATATCACTACCTAGCGCTAACGGGTGGTTCTGATTAAGCACGCCTGACTTGCCAAAACGTGCTTAACACTTTTTGCAAACCAATAAATGCAAACAGCAGAATGCCAATGACTATCTTGGTCCACCATGAGCTCAGCATACCGTCGAAGGTAATATAGGACTGAATCAAGCCTTGAATCAGAACACCAAACAGCGTGCCCAATACCGTCCCCACACCGCCAGTCAACAAGGTTCCGCCGATGACGACAGCGGCAATCGCATCCAGTTCAACACCACTGGCAGCCAAGGCATAGCCGGCAGAGGTATAAAGCGAAAAAATGATACCGGAAAGCACTGCCAGCGTGCTGGACAACATATAAATCTGAATAGTGGTATGACGGACCGGAACCCCCATCAATTCGGCAGAATAACTATTGCCACCAATAGCATAGACCCGGTTACCAAATCGAGTGCGGTGTGCCAATATCATGCCCAATACTACAGTTATCAACATAATCAAGGCCAAAAAAGTAAACCGACCGCCACCAGGGACACGCCAGGCAAGGCTAGCCAGATAAGCGTAGATAGGATGATTAATGGGTAACGATTCTTCCGACACAATAAAGCTCATGCCACGGACAAAGAACATGCCAGCCAATGTGATGATAAATGCTGGCAGTTTTAACGTATCAATAATCCAGCCCATGAAAGCCCCAAACAGCGCCCCCATCACTAACACAATGGCAATAGCAAACAGAGGATCAAAACCATAACTGCCAATCAGTTTTGCCAGTAATACACCCGTAAAGGCAATCACCGAGCCCACCGAAAGATCTATGCCGCCAGACAGGATGACAAACGTCATTCCCACCGCCACAATGCCAAGAAAGGCATTATCAGTGAGCAGATCGCAGAATACCCTGGTTGATGCAAATCCCGGGAACTGACTCAGGCAAAACAGGTAACCAAGGATAAAAACCACAATCGTTATCAACAAAGGAAGATTTCGTTTCAACATTATCCTTGCCTCCTCAACAGACGGCGAAATGAGAAACGGGGCGACTGCATTACCAATACTGCCAACACTACCAACGCTTTTAATACCAGATTGAATTCTGGTTGATAGCCAGACAGCAGGATGCCTGTATTCATACTCTGAATAATCAACGCGCCTACCACTGACAGCAGCAAATTAAAACGACCACCCAGCAACGAGCCTCCGCCGATAACTACTGCCAGAATGGCATCCAGCTCCAGCCACAGCCCCGCATTATTGGCATCCGCACCACGAATATCGGCAGTAACAATAATGCCGGCTGCCGCAGCACAGACACCACAAATCGTATACACTACGATCAGTATCAGACCAGTATTTACCCCAGAATTACGGGCAGAACGCAGATTGATACCAGCCGCTTCAATGAATAACCCCAGTGCTGTTTTTCGCGCCAGTAACCACATCACCAGTAACATCAGGGCAGTGATAATCACCGGCATCGGCAGATAGAACAGTGCACCGCTGCCAAGCCAGGCAAAAGCCGGGTTGTCAAAAGTGATGATTTGCCCCTTAGTGATTAACTGGGCAATACCTCGTCCGGCCACCATAAGCATCAGCGTCGCGACAATGGGCTGAATCTGTAACACAGCGACTAAAAACCCGTTCCACAGACCACATAATGCCCCAACCATCAACGTCGTCATCAATACAACAGATAGAGGTTGACCGGCATCCGTTAGTGTGGCGGCCGTAGCCCCGGCTATCGCCATTACAGCACCAACAGACAAGTCAATTCCCCCGGTAGCGATAACCAGTGCCATACCAAGCGCCAGAAGCGCGACAGGTGCACCGCGGTTCAGAATGTCAATCAGACTGCCAAACAGACGTCCGTCCTGAACGTGCAGTGAAAAGAAATTAGGTGCAACCAGGCTATCAATCAGCAAAATTGCTACTAATGCCATCAGTTGCGGCACACCTTTAGAAAAGGTCAACCTACGTTTTTGGGCAGGGATAATTTTATTATCAGCCATCAGCAACTCCTGCTTGTGCCGCTATCGCCTGCATGATGGCGGCAACAGAAACATCTTCATGCTCAAGATGTGCCACATGTTGGCGATCCCGCAGCACCACAATGCGATCAGCATAACCCGTCAGTTCTTCCAACTCTGAAGAAATCACCAGCAGAGCCATCCCCTGTTCACATAATTTTTCTATCAAACGGATAATTTCAGCATGAGCCCCTACATCAATCCCACGAGTAGGTTCATCAAGGATAAGAAAACGAGGTTCTGTCGCTAGCCAGCGAGACAACAACACCTTTTGCTGATTACCACCAGAAAGGTATTGAATTTCCTGCTCCGTTCCTGGAGTACGAATGCCCAACAGCTCAATGAATTTTTCCGCAATCCGGGTCTGTTCACGTAATGATATGGGTTTTAACCAACCACGCTGAGCCTGCAGCGCCAGAATGATATTTTCCCGTACCGTAGCAGCACCGATGATGCCATCGGTCTTTCGATCCTCCGGACAATAACCTAATCCTAACTGACCAGCTTTACGGGGAGTCGTAATACGAACAGGTTGTCCATTAATTTTCGCCTGACCGCTATCTGGTGTAATAATGCCAAAAATAAGCTGTGCAGTTTCTGTCCGTCCAGAACCGAGCAATCCGGCTAATCCAACAATTTCACCTGGGCATATCGCCAAATCGAAATTATTAATAACACCATGGCGACCATAATTATTAAATTCCGCCACTGGCTCGCCCGTCACTAAATTATGCTCTCCACGCTTAAGCGCAGACTCATCAAAAGTATGTCCCAACATCATCTGGACTAACTCAATACGAGGCAATTCATCAGTCAGACGAGTTCCCACCAATTTACCGTTACGCAATACAGTAATACGGTCGCTGATGCGATAAACCTGATCCAGAAAGTGGGTGACAAAAATCATTCCAACACCTTGACTACGAAGTTTACGCAATATTTCCAGCAGCATATCAACTTCTTTTGCATCCAAACTTGCTGTCGGTTCATCAAGAATTAATACTTTTGCGGAAAGATCGATAGCTCGAGCAATTGAAACGATTTGCTGAATGGCAATAGAATATTTTCCCAGCGGCTGGCTGACATCAATGTCTAAACCATAAATACTTAGTAAATTTTCAGCGAGGTGAATAACCTGTTTTTGATCAACAATGCCATATTTGGTTGGCTCTCTACCGATAAACAAATTCGCAGCCACCGACATATTGGGAAGTAAATTAACTTCCTGATAGACGGTACCAATACCCATAGATTGAGCATGTGCAGTATTTACCGGATCAATAGCGACACCTTCCAGTAAAACCTCACCTGTCGAACGATGATAAACACCTGTCAACGCCTTGATCAGCGTCGATTTCCCAGCACCATTTTCTCCCAGTAGAGCGACGATCTCGCCTCTGTCCAGTGTAAAATCGACATTTTCCAATGCTTTCACACCAGGAAACTCAACACTGATACCACGAACATCTAATAATCGAGCCGTTTCCATTGCCTCACCTATTTCGCTGCGTCATAAGGTAAGAAAGTGATGGATAATAATAACAATGGTGGGCTACCCCACCATTGATGATAATTAATATCCCAGGTTCTTTTTAGATTCGTATTCCTGTTTTGCTGTATCAGGTAATAAGAGACGTGATTCCGTCTGAATAAACTTCTTGGGTTGTTTACCTTCCTTCTTCAAAGCCAAAAATGCATCAAAAGCTGGCCCTGCCATATTAGGCGTTAATTCTACTGTCGCATTCGCATCACCATTCATCATGGCTTTGAAAATATCAGGAACACCATCAATAGAAACAACCTTAATTTGCGAACCTGGCTTCAAACCCGCCTCTTTAATAGCTTGAATTGCACCGATAGCCATATCGTCGTTATGTGCATATACCGCACAAATATTTTTACCGTTCTGTTCTGCTTTAATAAAACTTTCCATGACTTCTTTACCTTTACTACGGGTAAAATCGCCAGACTGAGAGCGGATAATTTTTACTTGTGGAGCCGCAGCGATAGCTTCTGCAAATCCTTTCTTGCGGTTTATTGCAACACTTGACCCAACAGTTCCCTGTAACTCAACAACGTTACAAGGTTTGCCAGCCATTGTTTTTACTAACCAGTCACCTGCCACTTTCCCCTCATAAACACTATCAGAGGCAATAGCTGCTGTATAAAGTGATGGATCACTCACGTCTATCGTTCTATCCAACAAAAATACAGGGATCTTGGCTTCTTTAGCCTCTTGTAATACAGGTGCCCAGCCTGTTGCTACTACAGGTGCAATAAAAATGGCATCAACTCCCTGAGCAATGAAGGAGCGGACCGCTTTAATCTGATTTTCCTGTTTTTGTTGAGCATCAGCAATTTTTAAGGTGATATTCCGTTTTTCTGCTTCCTGTTTAGAGACTTTCGTTTCCGCTGAACGCCACCCTGACTCCGAGCCGATTTGAGAGAAACCTACCGTTAAAGATTGCGCCTGTGCCACACCACATAACACGGTACTCACAGTCATTGCTACCAATAAACGCCTGAACATATTTCACTCCTTCTGTGTAGTCTTACAGCTACTTAAGATCGCAGGTACAGCGTAGAACCATAGCGTAATTGCCACAGCGCTACTGATATCAACAATATTTCGAGTAAGCAAACACAGCCCTTGTGACGATCATAACGATCGTTACCAGTTCCGAGCATAAAATAGTTGTAGTCGAATTATTAAGAAGTATGGATGAGCAAGCTCACAACCTGGCATTATGATGATTTTGTGCATAATTACAGCTAAAAAGGTCTGTAGATAGAAACATCATCAGAAGCAGTTGGTTATAACAATATTCAGTTATAAGGGATAATTAGAGGAGCAACAATTATGGCGTTGATATCATATTCGATTCAATGCAAGCTGAGACATAAAATTCTAAACGAAAAAAACCCTTCACAATAATGTGAAGGGTTATTTCTTGGCAGGGGCGGAGAGACTCGAACTCCCAACACCCGGTTTTGGAGACCGGTGCTCTACCAATTGAACTACGCCCCTAAATAGGGTGGCGGAACGGACGGGACTCGAACCCGCGACCCCCTGCGTGACAGGCAGGTATTCTAACCAACTGAACTACCGCTCCACCGATTCTGCTACGTTGTATCATCCTGATACTTAACCCCTCATCAGGGCTCACTTTCCGTGCTCAGAACTACTTTCGTAATTCTGTTGGCTATCAGATGTCTCTGTTAGCACGTGTTTGATGCCTGGCAGTTCCCTACTCTCACATGGGGAGACCCCACACTACCATCGGCGCTACGGCGTTTCACTGCTGAGTTCGGCATGGGGTCAGGTGGGACCACCGCGCTATCGCCGCCAGGCAAATTCTGTTTCGTTCCAACCGTCACACTTCCGCGTCACCATCAGAACCAATACCGGAACATCACTGAAAATAGCTCGTCTCTCATTCCAAAACACCTTGGGTGTTGTAAGGTTAAGCCTCTCGGGTCATTAGTACTGGTCAGCTCAACGCATCACTGCGCTTACACACCCAGCCTATCAACGTCTTCGTCTTAAACGTCCCTTCAGGGGCCTTGAAGGCCCAGGGAAGACTCATCTCGGGGCAAGTTTCCCGCTTAGATGCTTTCAGCGGTTATCTCTTCCGCACGTAGCTACCGGGCAATGCAATTGGCATCACAACCCGTACACCAGTGGTGCGTTCACTCCGGTCCTCTCGTACTAGGAGCAACCCCCCTCAATCTTCCAACGCCCACGGCAGATAGGGACCGAACTGTCTCACGACGTTCTAAACCCAGCTCGCGTACCACTTTAAATGGCGAACAGCCATACCCTTGGGACCTACTTCAGCCCCAGGATGTGATGAGCCGACATCGAGGTGCCAAACACCGCCGTCGATATGAACTCTTGGGCGGTATCAGCCTGTTATCCCCGGAGTACCTTTTATCCGTTGAGCGATGGCCCTTCCATTCAGAACCACCGGATCACTAAGACCTGCTTTCGCACCTGCTCGAGCCGTCACTCTCGCAGTCAAGCTAGCTTATGCCTTTGCACTAACCTCCTGATGTCCGACCAGGATTAGCTAACCTTCGTACTCCTCCGTTACTCTTTGGGAGGAGACCGCCCCAGTCAAACTACCCACCAGACACTGTCCGCAACCCGGTTCACGGGCCCACGTTAGAACATCAAACATCAAAGGGTGGTATTTCAAGGTTGGCTCCACGCAGACTGGCGTCCACGCTTCGAAGCCTCCCACCTATCCTACACATCAAGGCTCAAGGTTCAGTGTCAAGCTATAGTAAAGGTTCACGGGGTCTTTCCGTCTTGCCGCGGGTACACTGCATCTTCACAGCGAGTTCAATTTCACTGAGTCTCGGGTGGAGACAGCCTGGCCATCATTACGCCATTCGTGCAGGTCGGAACTTACCCGACAAGGAATTTCGCTACCTTAGGACCGTTATAGTTACGGCCGCCGTTTACCGGGGCTTCGATCAAGAGCTTCGCCTTGCGGCTTACCCCATCAATTAACCTTCCGGCACCGGGCAGGCGTCACACCGTATACGTCCACTTTCGTGTTTGCACAGTGCTGTGTTTTTAGTAAACAGTTGCAGCCAGCTGGTATCTGCGACTGCGCAATGCTCCATCCGCAGGGGACTTCACCTCGCACAGCGTGCCTTCTCCCGAAGTTACGGCACCATTTTGCCTAGTTCCTTCACCCGAGTTCTCTCAAGCGCCTGAGTATTCTCTACCTGACCACCTGTGTCGGTTTGGGGTACGATTCGATGTTACCTGATGCTTAGGGGCTTTTCCTGGAAGCGTGGCATTTGTCACTTCGACACCGTAGTGCCTCGTCATCACGCCTCGGTGTTGACAGCGCTCCGGATTTGCCTGGAGCACCCACCTACACGCTTAAACCGGGACAACCGTCGCCCGGCCAACATAGCCTTCTCCGTCCCCCCTTCGCAGTAACACCCAGTACAGGAATATTAACCTGTTTCCCATCGACTACGCCTTTCGGCCTCGCCTTAGGGGTCGACTCACCCTGCCCCGATTAACGTTGGACAGGAACCCTTGGTCTTCCGGCGTGCGGGTTTTTCACCCGCATTATCGTTACTTATGTCAGCATTCGCACTTCTGATACCTCCAGCAATCCTCACAGACCACCTTCAACGGCTTACAGAACGCTCCCCTACCCAACAACGCCTAAGCGTCGCTGCCGCAGCTTCGGTGCATGGTTTAGCCCCGTTACATCTTCCGCGCAGGCCGACTCGACCAGTGAGCTATTACGCTTTCTTTAAATGATGGCTGCTTCTAAGCCAACATCCTGGCTGTCTGGGCCTTCCCACATCGTTTCCCACTTAACCATGACTTTGGGACCTTAGCTGGCGGTCTGGGTTGTTTCCCTCTTCACGACGGACGTTAGCACCCGCCGTGTGTCTCCCGTGATAACATTCTTCGGTATTCGCAGTTTGCATCGAGTTGGTAAGCCGGGATGGCCCCCTAGTCGAAACAGTGCTCTACCCCCGAAGATGACCTCACGAGGCGCTACCTAAATAGCTTTCGGGGAGAACCAGCTATCTCCCGGTTTGATTGGCCTTTCACCCCCAGCCACAGGTCATCCGCTAATTTTTCAACATTAGTCGGTTCGGTCCTCCAGTTAGTGTTACCCAACCTTCAACCTGCCCATGGCTAGATCACCGGGTTACGGGTCTATACCTTGCAACTTGACGCCCAGTTAAGACTCGGTTTCCCTGCGGCTCCCCTATTCGGTTAACCTTGCTACAAAATATAAGTCGCTGACCCATTATACAAAAGGTACGCAGTCACCCCACCCCAAAGCACTCACCGCTTGTTTTGTGTGTTGGGCGTCGCAAAAGACGCGCCGCCACCGCGATGCTGCTGTTGCGGTGCCTTCATCACCAGAGAATGCTTTGGTGGTGGGGCTCCCACTGCTTGTACGTACACGGTTTCAGGTTCTGTTTCACTCCCCTCGCCGGGGTTCTTTTCGCCTTTCCCTCACGGTACTGGTTCACTATCGGTCAGTCAGGAGTATTTAGCCTTGGAGGATGGTCCCCCCATCTTCAGACAGGATATCTCGTGTCCCGCCCTACTCGTCG contains the following coding sequences:
- a CDS encoding ABC transporter substrate-binding protein, with protein sequence MFRRLLVAMTVSTVLCGVAQAQSLTVGFSQIGSESGWRSAETKVSKQEAEKRNITLKIADAQQKQENQIKAVRSFIAQGVDAIFIAPVVATGWAPVLQEAKEAKIPVFLLDRTIDVSDPSLYTAAIASDSVYEGKVAGDWLVKTMAGKPCNVVELQGTVGSSVAINRKKGFAEAIAAAPQVKIIRSQSGDFTRSKGKEVMESFIKAEQNGKNICAVYAHNDDMAIGAIQAIKEAGLKPGSQIKVVSIDGVPDIFKAMMNGDANATVELTPNMAGPAFDAFLALKKEGKQPKKFIQTESRLLLPDTAKQEYESKKNLGY
- a CDS encoding sugar ABC transporter ATP-binding protein produces the protein METARLLDVRGISVEFPGVKALENVDFTLDRGEIVALLGENGAGKSTLIKALTGVYHRSTGEVLLEGVAIDPVNTAHAQSMGIGTVYQEVNLLPNMSVAANLFIGREPTKYGIVDQKQVIHLAENLLSIYGLDIDVSQPLGKYSIAIQQIVSIARAIDLSAKVLILDEPTASLDAKEVDMLLEILRKLRSQGVGMIFVTHFLDQVYRISDRITVLRNGKLVGTRLTDELPRIELVQMMLGHTFDESALKRGEHNLVTGEPVAEFNNYGRHGVINNFDLAICPGEIVGLAGLLGSGRTETAQLIFGIITPDSGQAKINGQPVRITTPRKAGQLGLGYCPEDRKTDGIIGAATVRENIILALQAQRGWLKPISLREQTRIAEKFIELLGIRTPGTEQEIQYLSGGNQQKVLLSRWLATEPRFLILDEPTRGIDVGAHAEIIRLIEKLCEQGMALLVISSELEELTGYADRIVVLRDRQHVAHLEHEDVSVAAIMQAIAAQAGVADG